Proteins encoded by one window of Aliivibrio wodanis:
- a CDS encoding putative oxidoreductase — MHNVLIIGAGQLGSRHLQGALLSENQLNITVVDPSQASLDISQERAGQVEFGNTKSTVTYVTAIPQNKSIDVCIIATAAQVRAVVTRQLLAFNKVTHIIFEKVLFQKLAEYTEVTQLLNDANTVGWVNCPRRLFPTYTTLKQCLDVEQPIKMVVQGNAWGMACNSVHFLDVFAYLVDNASLELTGSELDPELIESKRAGFYETTGKLSFVAGNHSLVVESGQSDIPDLVVSIENANTKYSVNEVAGTWIQNVGENEIEHTHTPLFQSQLTGGNIDELLLSNTCGLTPFAQSCDLHIPFIKAQLTHMSAVLNKELDACPIT; from the coding sequence ATGCATAACGTTTTAATTATTGGGGCTGGTCAATTAGGAAGCCGACATTTACAGGGTGCGCTACTAAGTGAAAATCAATTAAATATCACAGTTGTTGACCCTTCTCAGGCATCATTAGACATTTCTCAAGAAAGAGCAGGTCAAGTTGAGTTTGGTAATACTAAATCTACAGTTACTTATGTTACGGCTATTCCTCAAAATAAATCAATAGATGTTTGTATTATAGCTACAGCTGCGCAAGTTCGTGCTGTTGTAACAAGGCAGCTTTTGGCTTTCAATAAAGTAACGCATATTATTTTTGAAAAAGTCTTATTTCAAAAGCTAGCAGAATATACTGAAGTTACTCAACTTTTAAATGATGCTAATACTGTTGGGTGGGTTAACTGCCCTCGTCGACTATTTCCAACTTATACAACATTAAAACAATGCTTAGATGTAGAGCAACCTATTAAGATGGTAGTTCAAGGTAATGCTTGGGGGATGGCATGTAACAGTGTTCATTTTTTAGATGTTTTTGCTTATTTAGTTGATAATGCATCATTAGAATTAACAGGGTCAGAATTAGATCCTGAATTGATAGAAAGTAAGCGTGCTGGTTTTTATGAAACAACAGGAAAACTTAGTTTTGTTGCAGGAAATCATTCATTAGTAGTGGAAAGTGGGCAAAGTGATATTCCAGATTTAGTGGTATCAATTGAAAACGCTAATACTAAATATTCTGTTAATGAAGTTGCTGGCACTTGGATCCAGAACGTTGGTGAAAATGAGATAGAACATACACATACACCCTTATTTCAAAGCCAGCTAACCGGTGGGAATATTGATGAATTGTTGTTATCAAATACTTGTGGATTAACACCATTTGCACAGTCATGTGATTTACATATCCCTTTTATTAAAGCTCAGCTGACGCATATGTCAGCGGTTCTTAATAAAGAATTGGACGCTTGTCCTATTACCTAA